One Chryseobacterium indoltheticum DNA segment encodes these proteins:
- a CDS encoding immunity 49 family protein, whose protein sequence is MEKINLHKVDLPDVIKENFDWLNGKLHKSINKSKEMFRFLFYVYRDSSELLQMSVLEKPEVSQQKYWSTYGLNCISEFCRLAHFPGEVKEAQIDESGLFPIKVEETNQHINILRALFMATIARDEEKQKIIASSPLYLWEMKEENQNKGNFVTCFLLLMKEYYTNKTFNEELFEKSQQDLISMKSEIGPDVKQKFWIYYMNKFLIAFKSLVDENEAEFNQNLIKAIHAHKEVWSQKKALNRGGTPLCRENEGFLSWGCTALAAMAHDKGWKLEVESDYMPSFMVDGSINK, encoded by the coding sequence ATGGAAAAAATTAATTTACATAAGGTTGATTTGCCTGATGTAATCAAAGAAAATTTTGATTGGTTAAATGGGAAATTACACAAATCTATTAATAAGTCAAAAGAAATGTTTAGGTTTCTGTTTTATGTATATAGAGATTCTTCAGAGCTATTACAAATGTCTGTTTTGGAGAAACCAGAAGTATCTCAGCAAAAGTATTGGTCTACTTATGGACTTAACTGTATTAGTGAATTTTGTCGATTAGCCCATTTTCCAGGCGAAGTAAAAGAAGCGCAAATAGACGAAAGTGGTTTATTCCCTATTAAAGTGGAAGAAACAAACCAGCACATCAATATTTTGAGAGCCCTTTTTATGGCGACTATTGCAAGAGACGAAGAAAAGCAAAAAATTATAGCTAGTAGCCCACTTTATTTATGGGAAATGAAAGAAGAAAATCAAAATAAAGGTAATTTTGTAACGTGTTTTTTATTGTTAATGAAAGAATATTATACAAACAAAACATTTAATGAAGAACTTTTTGAAAAATCTCAACAAGATTTAATCTCAATGAAATCTGAAATAGGTCCTGATGTTAAGCAAAAATTTTGGATCTATTACATGAATAAGTTTTTAATCGCTTTCAAATCTTTAGTTGATGAAAATGAAGCAGAGTTCAATCAGAATTTAATTAAAGCAATTCATGCTCATAAAGAGGTCTGGAGTCAAAAGAAAGCTTTAAATCGTGGTGGAACTCCATTATGTAGGGAAAACGAAGGATTTTTATCGTGGGGCTGTACAGCTTTAGCTGCTATGGCTCATGATAAAGGCTGGAAACTTGAAGTTGAGTCGGATTATATGCCAAGTTTTATGGTTGATGGCTCTATAAATAAGTAA